In Treponema primitia ZAS-2, a genomic segment contains:
- a CDS encoding citrate/2-methylcitrate synthase, which produces MQNTKEYLSKVTGNDYIDIELFNKFNVKRGLRNADGTGVLVGLTRVGDVHGYIMDEGEKTPVDGKLFYRGINVEDLVAAAAAEGRFGFEEVVYLLMFGVLPNKEQLDNFSSLIGEKRSLPPNFAEDSIMKAPSRDIMNKLARSVLTLYSWDDDPENQSPENVLRQCLELIARFPTIVAYSYMAKKHYYDNESLIIHLPPPSCSTAETLLSLIRPDQQFTKLEAEILDLALILHAEHGGGNNSTFAVHLVSSADTDTYAALTTGINSLKGAKHGGANIQVVGMVEDIKKHVKRWDNVGEVADYLLDILRGEAYDHSGLIYGQGHPVYTKSDPRAVLLRSKAATLAVEKNRVEEFELYRLIERLTPEVFKKFNGSGKDMCTNVDFYSGFVYGMLGIPTELYTPIFAISRVAGWAAHRMEEIVAGGRIIRPAYKCVQKRLDYTPLASREE; this is translated from the coding sequence ATGCAGAATACTAAGGAATACCTATCGAAGGTGACGGGGAATGACTATATCGATATTGAACTTTTCAATAAATTCAATGTTAAACGGGGTCTCCGTAATGCCGATGGGACCGGGGTATTAGTAGGCCTTACCAGGGTAGGAGACGTTCATGGGTATATCATGGACGAAGGGGAAAAAACCCCTGTGGACGGCAAACTCTTCTACCGGGGCATTAATGTGGAGGACCTTGTTGCCGCCGCTGCCGCCGAAGGCCGTTTCGGCTTTGAGGAAGTCGTCTACCTTCTGATGTTCGGGGTGCTTCCCAACAAGGAACAACTGGACAATTTCAGCTCTCTTATAGGGGAAAAACGATCCCTGCCCCCGAATTTTGCCGAGGACAGCATCATGAAAGCCCCTTCCCGGGATATCATGAATAAGCTTGCCCGGTCGGTGCTGACCCTTTATTCCTGGGACGATGATCCGGAAAACCAGTCCCCGGAAAATGTGCTGCGCCAGTGCCTTGAACTTATAGCCCGGTTTCCTACCATTGTTGCCTACTCCTATATGGCGAAAAAGCACTATTACGATAATGAAAGCCTGATCATTCACCTGCCCCCCCCTTCCTGTTCCACCGCAGAGACTCTGCTGTCCCTGATCCGGCCGGATCAGCAGTTCACTAAGCTGGAAGCGGAAATCCTGGACCTAGCCCTGATTCTCCATGCTGAGCACGGAGGTGGGAACAACTCCACCTTTGCGGTACACCTGGTTTCTTCCGCTGACACCGATACCTACGCCGCCCTGACCACGGGGATCAACTCCCTCAAGGGCGCCAAGCACGGCGGGGCCAATATCCAGGTGGTGGGTATGGTCGAAGACATCAAGAAACACGTAAAGCGCTGGGACAATGTGGGGGAAGTGGCGGACTATCTTTTGGACATACTCCGGGGGGAAGCCTACGATCATTCCGGGCTGATCTACGGTCAGGGCCACCCGGTTTATACCAAATCGGATCCCCGGGCAGTCCTCCTGCGGAGCAAGGCGGCAACCCTGGCGGTGGAAAAAAATCGTGTGGAAGAATTTGAACTCTACCGCCTGATTGAACGGCTGACTCCGGAAGTGTTCAAAAAGTTCAATGGTTCCGGCAAGGACATGTGCACCAACGTGGATTTCTACTCCGGCTTTGTCTACGGCATGCTGGGAATCCCCACGGAGCTTTATACCCCCATCTTTGCCATAAGCCGGGTTGCCGGCTGGGCAGCCCACCGCATGGAGGAAATCGTCGCCGGCGGCCGAATCATACGCCCGGCCTATAAATGCGTCCAGAAGCGGCTGGATTACACGCCTCTTGCTTCTCGGGAGGAGTAG
- a CDS encoding DinB family protein, with translation MDKKYFELLGNYNKGANEKMNTIIKTLSEEEWDKAFAGYYKSIHELCSHLFIGDYNWLTRFRSAKNFKSLKDEYFTKNYSPKEAVFKTIDEYINMRMELDKIIIDLINEIAIEDIKLLLKWTNAKKTTFEKSIGTCLIHLSNHETHHRAMISLYLDMLGKENDYSNLYPYG, from the coding sequence ATGGATAAAAAATATTTTGAATTATTGGGAAATTATAATAAAGGGGCAAATGAGAAAATGAATACTATCATAAAAACCCTTTCTGAAGAAGAATGGGATAAAGCATTTGCCGGATATTATAAATCTATACATGAACTATGTTCCCATTTATTTATTGGAGATTATAATTGGTTAACCCGTTTTAGATCAGCTAAAAATTTTAAAAGCCTTAAAGACGAATATTTTACTAAAAATTATAGCCCTAAAGAAGCCGTGTTTAAAACTATAGATGAATATATAAACATGAGAATGGAATTGGATAAAATTATAATTGATTTAATAAATGAAATAGCAATAGAAGATATTAAGTTACTATTAAAATGGACCAATGCAAAAAAAACAACCTTTGAAAAAAGCATTGGAACATGTTTAATACATTTATCCAATCATGAAACGCATCATAGGGCAATGATTTCATTGTATTTGGATATGCTTGGAAAAGAAAACGATTATAGCAATTTATACCCATATGGATAA
- the fusA gene encoding elongation factor G, with amino-acid sequence MSFTTDLVKNVSIAGHGGTGKTTLFERLLFAGGSISKPETVESGKTVGDSSPEEIERKISIHAALAHIERNSKKINIFDTPGSSDFTGDVILTFRSSEFALLTVDGRTGIQIETIKLWRNLEGRKKPRGIFVTKLDEERADFNKVLDDLKEKFKIDPIPLTIPMGAGPSFAGVIDVLHEKAYSIDSAGGLEKEGPIPAEFKAAVDAAREKLIEAAAEGDDTLMEHYIDKGSLEAEEIYKGLIEALAEHKTIPVFAGSAIKNSGLIPFLDFAAEIVPTPNTAKDIALDGEGNQKDVPIDPGKPLSALVIKTAYDQFSGKLSWVKIITGKLAAESDAQNVSENKKERIGKLYICQGKKLEEVKELYAGDVGIISKSATLRTNDTITAGDSSLRFLPLRLPEPVHSVAVNAAAKKDDDKLGEFLVRAAEEDKTFRYQFNGETKETVISGMGELQVNIILDKVKATQKIEVETHVPRIAYRETITKKAAAEYTHKKQTGGHGQYGKVLLEIAPLKRGENYQFINAIFGGSIPKNYIPGVEKGVLEGMAAGTMAGYPVVDVEVKVVDGKYHPVDSSELAFKLAARNAFREAMRQASPTLLEPVNNLTVFVEDKYLGDVMSDLSGKRGKILGQDSVGGGIEEIRAQVPMAELLRYSIDLRSITSGTGSFSVEFDHYAPISGRIAEDVIKASEAFRVKEEEE; translated from the coding sequence ATGAGTTTCACCACAGACCTAGTCAAAAATGTTAGCATAGCCGGTCATGGGGGAACCGGCAAAACAACCCTCTTTGAGCGGCTGCTCTTTGCGGGGGGGTCAATTTCCAAGCCCGAAACCGTAGAATCCGGTAAGACCGTGGGAGATTCAAGCCCCGAAGAGATAGAGCGGAAAATTTCCATCCATGCCGCCCTGGCTCATATTGAGCGCAATAGCAAAAAAATCAATATTTTTGATACCCCCGGATCATCGGACTTTACCGGGGATGTGATTCTAACCTTCCGATCCTCAGAATTTGCCCTCCTTACCGTGGACGGCCGTACAGGAATCCAGATCGAGACCATCAAACTCTGGCGCAACCTGGAAGGCCGCAAGAAGCCACGGGGCATATTCGTCACCAAACTGGATGAAGAGCGGGCGGACTTTAACAAGGTTTTGGATGATTTAAAGGAAAAATTCAAGATTGACCCTATCCCGCTTACCATACCCATGGGGGCCGGCCCCTCCTTTGCCGGGGTCATTGATGTGCTGCACGAAAAGGCCTATTCCATAGACAGCGCCGGGGGGCTGGAAAAGGAAGGCCCTATCCCGGCGGAGTTTAAGGCCGCCGTGGACGCCGCCCGGGAAAAGCTCATAGAAGCCGCCGCCGAAGGGGACGATACTTTAATGGAGCATTATATTGACAAGGGCTCCCTGGAAGCGGAGGAAATTTACAAGGGGCTTATTGAAGCCCTGGCGGAACACAAGACAATCCCCGTGTTTGCCGGTTCGGCCATCAAAAACTCCGGCCTCATCCCTTTCCTGGACTTTGCCGCAGAAATCGTCCCTACCCCCAATACTGCCAAAGATATAGCCCTGGATGGGGAGGGAAACCAAAAAGATGTGCCCATCGATCCCGGAAAGCCCCTTTCCGCCCTGGTTATCAAAACTGCCTATGACCAATTCTCGGGGAAACTATCCTGGGTCAAGATCATTACAGGCAAACTGGCCGCCGAATCAGATGCCCAGAATGTTTCGGAAAATAAAAAGGAACGCATAGGCAAGCTCTACATTTGCCAGGGCAAAAAGCTGGAAGAGGTCAAGGAACTCTACGCCGGGGATGTAGGGATCATTTCCAAGTCGGCTACCTTAAGAACCAACGATACTATCACTGCCGGGGACTCAAGCCTCAGGTTCCTGCCCCTGCGCCTTCCCGAGCCGGTCCATTCCGTGGCGGTCAATGCGGCGGCGAAAAAAGACGATGACAAGCTCGGGGAATTCCTTGTCCGGGCGGCGGAGGAGGACAAAACCTTCCGGTACCAGTTCAACGGCGAAACCAAGGAAACAGTAATTTCCGGCATGGGGGAACTTCAGGTGAACATCATCCTGGACAAGGTAAAGGCAACCCAAAAAATCGAAGTGGAAACCCACGTACCCCGGATCGCCTACCGCGAAACCATTACGAAAAAAGCCGCCGCCGAATACACCCATAAAAAACAGACCGGCGGCCACGGTCAATACGGCAAGGTGCTCCTGGAAATAGCCCCCCTCAAGCGGGGGGAAAACTACCAGTTCATCAACGCCATTTTCGGCGGCTCCATCCCCAAGAATTATATCCCCGGTGTAGAAAAAGGCGTCCTGGAAGGGATGGCCGCAGGCACCATGGCAGGCTACCCAGTGGTGGATGTAGAAGTAAAGGTGGTAGACGGTAAGTACCACCCGGTAGATTCCTCGGAACTGGCCTTCAAGCTAGCAGCCCGGAACGCTTTCCGGGAAGCCATGCGACAGGCCTCCCCTACCCTTTTGGAACCCGTCAACAACCTTACTGTTTTTGTGGAAGACAAGTACCTGGGGGATGTCATGTCTGACCTTTCAGGCAAGCGGGGCAAGATCCTGGGCCAGGACTCTGTTGGCGGCGGCATTGAAGAAATACGCGCCCAGGTCCCTATGGCAGAATTACTGCGCTATTCCATAGACCTGCGTTCTATCACCAGCGGGACCGGGTCTTTCAGCGTGGAATTCGACCACTATGCGCCCATTTCCGGGCGCATCGCCGAGGATGTGATTAAGGCGTCTGAGGCATTCAGAGTGAAGGAAGAAGAAGAATAA
- a CDS encoding DNA topoisomerase IV subunit B gives MAVKKEQTTGNAKGKGLAAKATEIKAKAAASAKAKTVKTVKAGTKKTAGAKVSRAAKVAGPAKAAKAASSAKTAIAPAKPAASKSSGSAVYDESKIKTLSSLEHIRLRTGMYIGRLGDGSNPDDGIYVLLKEIIDNGIDEFIMGNGKHIEIAVKDGTAKVRDFGRGIPLGKLVECVSVINTGAKYNDDVFQFSVGLNGVGTKAVNALSSHFRVLAFRNGEYAEAVFTRGGLVSQKKGKLKEKMKDGTYVEFTPDADIFGEYQFNLEFIEKRIQNYAYLNTGLNLHFNGKSYVSQHGLFDLLSEEIGEDGIYPTGYYKGEHLEFAFTHTSGDKHYGEEYFSFVNGQFTSDGGTHLSAYKEGFLKGVQTFFKKDYRSEDIREGITAAVAVKLKNPVFESQTKNKLGNSDIRTWIVQEVKDAVEDWLHKNQEAAKKLEIKIISNEKLRTELNAVKKEAREAAKKIALKIPKLKDCKYHLEDGIFGDKSTIFITEGDSASGSMVSSRDVMTQALFSLRGKIENMYGKKRAAIYKNEELYNMMMALGIENDTQGLRYARIVIATDADFDGFHIRNLLLTFFLSYFEELVTSGRVFILETPLFRVRTKKDTLYCYNEKERDQAVTNLGNQSEVTRFKGLGEISPKEFGQFIGEDIRLVPVSISVLKAVPQVLTFYMGKNTPERRDYIMKNLIDDAG, from the coding sequence ATGGCAGTAAAAAAAGAACAAACCACGGGCAATGCTAAGGGCAAGGGCCTGGCAGCCAAGGCGACGGAAATAAAGGCCAAGGCCGCCGCTTCCGCAAAGGCAAAGACGGTCAAAACAGTTAAAGCCGGGACAAAAAAAACTGCCGGGGCAAAGGTTTCCAGGGCGGCTAAGGTCGCCGGACCCGCTAAGGCGGCTAAGGCGGCAAGTTCCGCCAAGACAGCGATCGCCCCGGCTAAACCGGCCGCATCTAAATCATCGGGATCGGCTGTCTACGATGAATCCAAGATAAAGACCCTTTCCTCTCTGGAACACATCAGGCTCAGGACCGGTATGTACATAGGCCGCCTGGGGGACGGATCAAACCCCGATGACGGCATCTATGTGCTCCTCAAGGAGATAATAGATAACGGCATTGATGAATTCATCATGGGGAACGGGAAGCATATCGAAATAGCGGTAAAGGACGGGACCGCCAAGGTCCGGGACTTTGGCCGGGGCATACCCCTAGGGAAGCTCGTGGAGTGCGTGTCGGTGATCAACACCGGAGCCAAGTACAACGACGATGTGTTTCAGTTTTCCGTGGGCCTCAACGGGGTGGGGACCAAGGCGGTGAACGCCCTGTCCTCTCATTTCCGGGTGCTCGCCTTCAGGAATGGGGAATACGCCGAAGCGGTCTTTACACGGGGTGGGCTTGTTTCCCAGAAAAAGGGAAAGCTCAAAGAAAAGATGAAGGACGGCACCTATGTTGAATTTACTCCCGATGCGGATATTTTCGGGGAGTACCAGTTCAACCTGGAATTTATTGAAAAGCGCATCCAGAACTACGCCTACCTCAACACCGGGTTAAACCTCCACTTCAACGGCAAATCCTATGTGTCCCAGCATGGGCTCTTCGATCTGCTTTCAGAAGAAATAGGGGAGGACGGGATCTACCCCACCGGGTACTATAAGGGTGAGCACCTTGAATTCGCCTTTACCCATACTTCCGGGGACAAGCACTACGGGGAGGAATACTTTTCCTTTGTAAACGGCCAGTTCACCTCCGATGGGGGGACCCATCTTTCAGCCTACAAAGAAGGGTTTCTCAAGGGGGTCCAGACCTTTTTCAAAAAAGACTACCGCAGTGAGGATATCCGGGAGGGGATCACCGCGGCGGTGGCGGTAAAACTTAAAAACCCAGTTTTTGAAAGCCAGACCAAGAACAAGCTGGGAAACTCGGATATCAGGACCTGGATAGTGCAGGAAGTTAAGGATGCTGTGGAGGACTGGCTCCATAAAAACCAGGAGGCGGCAAAAAAACTGGAAATAAAGATCATTTCCAACGAAAAACTCAGGACCGAGCTTAATGCAGTTAAAAAGGAAGCCCGGGAGGCCGCCAAAAAGATCGCCCTTAAGATACCCAAACTCAAGGACTGCAAGTACCATCTGGAGGATGGAATTTTCGGGGACAAGTCCACCATATTTATTACCGAAGGAGATTCCGCTTCGGGGTCCATGGTTTCCAGCCGGGATGTGATGACCCAGGCCCTGTTTTCCCTGCGTGGCAAGATCGAAAACATGTACGGTAAAAAACGGGCGGCGATCTACAAAAACGAGGAACTCTACAATATGATGATGGCCCTGGGCATTGAAAACGATACCCAGGGCCTCCGCTACGCCCGGATCGTCATCGCCACGGATGCGGACTTTGACGGTTTCCATATACGGAACCTGCTGCTCACTTTTTTCCTCTCCTACTTTGAGGAGCTGGTTACCTCAGGCCGGGTCTTTATCCTGGAAACCCCCCTGTTCCGGGTGCGTACGAAAAAAGATACTCTCTATTGCTACAATGAAAAGGAGCGGGATCAGGCGGTGACAAACTTGGGCAACCAGAGCGAAGTGACCCGCTTCAAGGGCCTGGGAGAGATAAGCCCCAAGGAGTTCGGCCAGTTTATCGGTGAGGATATACGGCTGGTTCCTGTATCGATTAGCGTTCTCAAGGCGGTGCCCCAGGTACTGACTTTTTACATGGGCAAAAACACCCCGGAGCGCCGGGACTATATCATGAAAAATCTGATCGACGATGCGGGCTAA
- a CDS encoding sodium-translocating pyrophosphatase, whose product MDERFFILVPIGSVIALIFAFIQGRKVLGFSEGSELMQKISRSIRQGANAYLKRQYTGVLLFFVVMFVVLGIMAFAGFLTPFVPFAFVTGGFFSGLSGFVGMKIATAANSRTTQASSESLDRGLRVAFSSGTVMGFTVVGLGLLDLSIWFFLLKYVFYANLAADPAEQVRAISAAMLTFGMGASSMALFARVGGGIFTKAADVGADLVGKVEAGIPEDDPRNPAVIADNVGDNVGDVAGMGADLYESYVGSIVATIALAVAAGYDYGGAAVPMIIASVGIVASLIGTFFVRCKENTDQKVLLAALRKGTYVSSAIIILAAYPIIYYFLDCAKHPERIGVYFAILSGLIAGVLIGFFTEYFTSQTYKPTKELAGSSLTGSATIIIGGISLGMMSTVLPAIIVGVSVLVSFFCSNGAQSFAQGLYGVGISAVGMLSTLGITLATDAYGPVADNAGGIAEMAHLPAEVRERTDALDSLGNTTAATGKGFAIGSAALTALALIVAYTDEVAIKAPDFIFNLNITNPPVLIGLFVGAMLPFLFSAMTMRAVGRAAQNIVVEVRRQFREIKGLMEGTADADYATCVDICTKGAQKEMIAPALTGIISPIAVGLILGVNGVVGMLAGATTTGFVLAVMMANSGGAWDNAKKYIEEGNYGGKGSDAHKAAVVGDTVGDPFKDTSGPSINILIKLLSMVSIVFAGLIIRFALFK is encoded by the coding sequence ATGGACGAACGGTTTTTTATATTAGTGCCAATTGGTTCCGTCATTGCGTTGATTTTTGCATTTATCCAGGGCCGCAAGGTCCTGGGTTTTTCTGAGGGCAGCGAGCTTATGCAGAAGATATCCCGCTCAATCCGCCAGGGGGCCAATGCCTACCTGAAGCGGCAGTACACCGGGGTATTGCTGTTTTTCGTGGTTATGTTTGTGGTTCTGGGGATCATGGCCTTTGCGGGGTTCCTTACCCCCTTTGTGCCCTTTGCCTTTGTTACCGGGGGTTTCTTTTCCGGCCTTTCCGGCTTTGTGGGTATGAAGATAGCCACTGCCGCCAATTCCCGGACCACCCAGGCTTCTTCGGAAAGTCTGGACCGGGGCCTCAGGGTGGCGTTCTCTTCCGGTACCGTCATGGGCTTTACCGTGGTGGGCCTGGGGCTCCTGGACCTGTCGATATGGTTTTTCCTTTTGAAGTATGTGTTTTATGCAAATTTGGCGGCTGACCCCGCGGAACAGGTACGGGCCATTTCTGCGGCCATGCTGACCTTCGGCATGGGCGCTTCCAGCATGGCCCTCTTCGCCCGGGTCGGGGGCGGTATCTTTACCAAGGCCGCCGATGTGGGCGCCGACCTGGTCGGCAAGGTCGAGGCGGGCATCCCCGAGGATGATCCCCGGAACCCGGCGGTTATCGCGGATAATGTGGGTGACAACGTGGGTGACGTGGCCGGCATGGGCGCGGATCTTTACGAATCCTATGTAGGTTCCATTGTGGCCACCATCGCCCTGGCGGTTGCCGCGGGGTATGACTATGGCGGTGCTGCGGTTCCCATGATCATCGCATCCGTGGGGATCGTGGCTTCCCTGATCGGGACCTTCTTTGTGCGCTGCAAGGAAAACACGGATCAGAAGGTCCTGCTGGCAGCCCTCCGAAAGGGGACCTATGTTTCTTCGGCGATCATCATCCTGGCGGCCTACCCAATCATTTATTATTTCCTGGACTGCGCCAAGCATCCGGAACGGATCGGGGTGTATTTTGCCATCCTTTCCGGACTTATCGCCGGGGTGCTCATCGGCTTCTTTACCGAATACTTCACCTCCCAGACCTATAAGCCCACCAAGGAACTTGCAGGTAGCAGCCTTACCGGGTCGGCCACCATCATCATCGGGGGTATTTCCCTGGGCATGATGTCCACGGTTCTCCCGGCGATCATCGTGGGGGTTTCAGTACTGGTAAGCTTCTTTTGTTCCAACGGCGCCCAGAGCTTTGCCCAGGGCCTGTACGGGGTGGGCATTTCCGCAGTGGGAATGCTTTCCACCCTGGGTATAACCCTGGCCACCGACGCCTACGGCCCTGTGGCTGACAACGCCGGAGGTATCGCCGAAATGGCCCACCTGCCCGCAGAAGTCCGGGAAAGGACCGACGCCCTGGATTCCCTGGGAAATACCACCGCTGCCACGGGCAAGGGCTTTGCCATAGGTTCAGCGGCCCTCACCGCCCTTGCCCTTATAGTAGCCTATACGGATGAGGTGGCGATCAAGGCGCCTGACTTTATCTTCAACCTTAACATCACCAATCCTCCGGTACTGATCGGCCTCTTTGTGGGGGCCATGCTGCCATTCCTCTTCTCTGCCATGACCATGCGAGCCGTGGGCCGGGCAGCCCAGAACATCGTGGTGGAAGTCCGCCGCCAGTTCAGGGAGATTAAGGGCCTCATGGAAGGGACCGCGGATGCAGATTATGCTACCTGCGTGGATATCTGTACCAAGGGCGCCCAGAAAGAGATGATTGCCCCGGCCTTAACGGGAATTATCTCCCCCATTGCGGTGGGGCTCATCCTGGGGGTGAACGGCGTGGTGGGAATGCTCGCCGGGGCCACCACCACAGGCTTTGTGCTGGCGGTGATGATGGCCAATTCCGGGGGCGCCTGGGATAACGCCAAAAAGTACATCGAAGAGGGCAACTACGGCGGCAAGGGCTCGGATGCCCACAAGGCCGCAGTGGTAGGCGATACCGTGGGGGACCCCTTTAAGGACACCTCCGGGCCGTCGATCAACATTTTGATCAAGCTGCTTTCCATGGTTTCCATTGTGTTTGCCGGGCTGATTATCCGGTTTGCGTTGTTTAAGTAA
- a CDS encoding GntP family permease yields the protein MTGIGLIIVFIIAIIVMILAISKLKIHPFLAIMAISLLFGLIGGIPLVNVTREDKSVVQGIANVIGAGFSGTFTSIGIVIILGALVGTVLEATGAAFKLADMVIKVVGPKHPVLAMQLMGWVVSIPVFCDSGFVILDPIRKALVKRTKVSSVAMSVALSTGLYASHVFIPPTPGPIAAANTLGVGNNLLLVMGLGVLVSIPALIGSTVFAQYIGKKVKSKEDIDIGGVTKTYEEIVAGYGKLPNGAISLAPIIVPIILMALGSIASMAKWAGSAFQISTFLGTPIIALAVGVLFAVWQLITANKLDKFYDITNETLKVVGPILFITAAGGVLGRVIASTDIVRFITTNSQALAAVGIFFPFLLSAILKTAQGSSTVALTTTAGIVAPLLGVLNLDSPARAALTVIAIGAGAMTVSHANDSYFWVVTNFGGMTPEQGYKTQTTATLIEGLCGMAGVFILSLILH from the coding sequence ATGACAGGCATCGGACTTATTATCGTTTTTATCATCGCAATTATCGTGATGATCCTCGCTATCTCCAAACTGAAGATTCACCCTTTTCTTGCGATTATGGCGATCTCTCTTCTTTTTGGATTGATTGGGGGAATCCCCCTGGTGAATGTCACCCGGGAAGACAAGAGTGTCGTACAGGGGATTGCCAATGTTATCGGAGCGGGGTTCTCGGGAACCTTTACCAGCATCGGTATCGTGATCATCCTGGGCGCTCTGGTAGGCACCGTGCTGGAGGCAACCGGGGCGGCTTTTAAACTGGCTGATATGGTCATCAAGGTGGTTGGCCCCAAACATCCGGTTCTGGCTATGCAGCTCATGGGTTGGGTGGTTTCCATCCCCGTATTCTGCGATTCCGGCTTTGTTATCCTGGACCCCATCCGCAAGGCCCTGGTTAAACGTACTAAGGTAAGCAGTGTGGCCATGAGCGTGGCCCTGTCCACGGGCCTCTATGCATCCCATGTCTTTATCCCTCCGACTCCCGGCCCCATTGCGGCAGCCAATACCCTGGGGGTGGGAAATAACCTGCTCCTCGTTATGGGACTCGGCGTCCTGGTATCTATCCCCGCATTGATAGGTTCCACAGTGTTTGCCCAATACATTGGGAAAAAGGTAAAATCCAAGGAAGACATTGATATTGGCGGAGTGACCAAGACCTACGAAGAAATTGTCGCCGGTTACGGCAAGCTCCCCAACGGCGCTATCTCCCTGGCGCCGATTATTGTCCCCATCATCCTCATGGCACTGGGTTCAATTGCCTCCATGGCAAAATGGGCAGGTTCTGCCTTCCAAATCAGCACCTTCCTGGGAACCCCCATTATCGCCCTGGCGGTAGGGGTTCTCTTTGCAGTCTGGCAGCTTATTACCGCAAATAAGCTGGATAAATTCTACGATATCACCAACGAGACCCTCAAAGTTGTGGGCCCCATACTCTTCATCACCGCTGCGGGCGGCGTCCTGGGCAGGGTTATCGCATCTACGGATATTGTCAGGTTTATTACCACTAATTCTCAAGCCCTGGCCGCCGTGGGCATCTTCTTCCCCTTCCTCCTGTCGGCGATTCTCAAGACCGCCCAGGGTTCTTCAACCGTAGCCCTAACCACCACCGCCGGTATTGTGGCGCCCCTCCTGGGGGTTCTGAATCTGGATTCCCCGGCCCGGGCAGCCCTGACGGTAATTGCCATAGGCGCCGGCGCCATGACGGTATCCCACGCCAACGATTCCTACTTCTGGGTGGTTACTAACTTCGGCGGTATGACCCCTGAGCAGGGCTATAAAACCCAAACCACTGCGACCCTCATTGAAGGCCTCTGCGGTATGGCGGGGGTATTTATCCTCTCCCTGATCCTTCACTAG